In Magallana gigas chromosome 1, xbMagGiga1.1, whole genome shotgun sequence, the sequence ACAGctgtttaattcttttatataacTTCATCTCAGTGATAACATATTcattttagttaattaaactttATTCACATCATAATAGTTATACATTTCATCAGGATCTGATTCTCTGTTTGTACATTTCAATGTGTGCCCATGAACATGTCTCCCCTTGGATGTTGATAACAACCACTTTGATATGCACTCTTCTGCAATAAATTCACTAACAGGAGGACCTTCAGTCATAAGAAGAAGTTGATTTCTCAGATTATTTTGGGTTAATCTAGTTCTTTTGTctgttttcaaaatgttttggatTGAAAACCCTCTCTCACAGCTAGCTGTGCTGGGAGAGAGGGTCATCATTACTTCAATAACTTTACATACAGCACCTAGCTGAGTTGTACCACTTGTCTGTTTTCAGCAATCACTGAAGAAAAATTGTCAACTAAAGGGACATGCCTCAAGTGTCTTACTTTAGCTTTTAATAGAGACCACTGAGATACCATTACAGACTTTTCTTCTTCtgtgaataaaaaagaaaaacactcATGGTCAACTATTGACATTAACTCACTAACTCCATATTGGCCAAGTTCAGGTATGAGGACGGGCCAGTTTTTCACATTGAAAATactaaaataagaaaatggTGGTTCATACAATGCTTCAAATCTTTTTGTCACATAGGTGATAACATCAGACAAAAACTTGGTGACTTCATGGTCATCATTATAAGTGAGATTCTAGGGTTTGTTTGTCAACTTTACATTGCCATATTTGCATGTCTCACTATCAAACATATCTAGGAATTCTTTCATATGAGTTCCTGGATTTGTTTTCAGTGATTCAAGTGCCAATATAACCCCTTGAATAAGTATTGGTACTTCAAACAACAACACTGACTCAGATTGAAAAGCTTTTGACATCTCTGCAACAATAGGTAAAAAATCAAGCATAAAATGCAAGACTTTGACAAATTTgactgttttgatttttttcacataaCCAAGAGCTTTGCTTGAACTATCTGTACACTTACTGGACAAATTATTGTGCTCTAAATGGGTAACAACCtgttccaaattttttttcacagcatCAAGAGCTCTAGACTTGCTAGCAAGCCATCTGACCTGCTTAACACTTGAAAAATGTACAAGATCCTTTTCCAGTATTTCTGAAATAGCCTTTAATTCCCTCCTTCGTTTTAGAGAGTAGTGATAGAACTTAAAAATGCCTTTGATAACCTCTTCAAAAAAATCACTGAGATATTTCCAAGATTTAACAGCATCTAAAATTGACAGCTCTAATTTATGTGCCACACATTGCAAAGATAACAGTTCTGGAAAGTCTTCCTTCAGTTTTACAACAACTCCTGATTTGGATCCAAAGTTCACAGATGCTCCATCAAAGTTGGCCATCATAAGAGATGGTGTCACCTTGTGATTTGGATGCAGATCACTCATGTTGATATTCAAGCCTTTGTCCACAGCCTGGTGCAGTGCAGCAAGGATCCCAGTGGCATCTGATGATTGGACAGCTACAATGTCAATTTGCCTACATACAGGAACTCCAGAATATGGCTGGACATATCTAATTGaagaataaattaataaaaattaaataaataatgcaaataCTTTATATCAATGATGTTTAGTTTAATGATCTATCAGTATGTTAACTTTTACAattaatcaaaaaaatatttacgacATCATGTCATATCCAGCTCAAAATATACAAGTAATTGCTCAGGCCAATACTTTAATATCatttagaaatgttttatttacacaCTTACCGCAAGTATACAATTTCCTGTTCCAATACAGCAGCATCAGTTGAACCATCTGCAAGAATACTAACACAGTTTGTCTTCAGAATTTCATCCCGAATTTTCTCACGATATGTTTGACCTATGgcttcaatgaaattttcacaagCATGAATGTTATTGTATTGGCCACCAAAATCTAAACCATTTAACTTATtcaattcatacaaatagaGATAATCACTAAAGGGCTTTCCATTCTTTGCAACTGCATATGCTGTATTAAAGAGGAcggtcatttttttcttttcttcatccGATAATCTGTACATTGCTTTGGCAATTTCTGTCCTTGAAACGGCTGGTAACAGCTTTTCTCTGTATTTCTCTATAGCACTACTACTACAGGGTTCGTCTGAATTTTTTCTCAATCCGGGTCCATTGTTATTCTGgtcacaaattttatttctggtAAAATAACGTTTACTTGCTACGAAATGTTCGCTTGTCTTATCATGCGAAATAAGTGGATCAATTCTGAAATTACCGGTACCCTTGAATAGAGCACTTGATTTGTTTGCACATTCTGGAAATGTTCTGCAGTAAATACAGTACATAGAGTCACCGACATCGGCGTCACTTGAAGTTGAGCCTAAGGGATGAGACTGCACTTCAACCTCAACCCATGGAAACCTTTCTCTCCAACTTTCTTGGaactttcttttcctttttgtttGATCGTATCTCTCATCTTTACTGACCTCCGCTGATTTTTTTACACGGTTGGGTAAATCCAAACAACGTGGTTTGCTTACTCATGCTTTGATCAATGTGATTAAGATGCTTTAATATGCTCTTTTATTCACCTGTTCTTAAACGCTTTGAAGATAGATACAATTCAAATAGTTCTTATGGAACcagtttaaataaatcaaaggcctgaagggccataatggcttacgggtttgatatgactatatttacatggatcgagtatgatatcctctatttcttatggaaactttagtttatttatagctctatagaaagtaactagctacatgtacccgtaattcatagatctatagaaactaacaggaccgatatcaacatgccccatttgttgattggtcgaaccttagtgaccgaaaaagacaggattgaaatctagacgcctcttttatcaattagttgaaaccaccattgcttTTAGGAAAAACAtagactgcatgaaataattatgatgatgtcagactaaaactccaatatgagacaatttgcttctttctttaattttatccaatgactgaagtacattaactgtaaattcataCAACGATATAGGACAcaaaaaacacttaaaaccaacatgctctcaaatatAAGTATACCTTGTATTCCTATGCACTATGAACTTGCGCGAGAGTTGGTGCAAGGTGCGATGTAACAGCGCCACAGCCAGCGCGAAATCACTgcgcgtaaaaataatataaccaaatgatgaaaagtactgcatgttatgtactataattaatgaattctcatgaaatctacaccaacaagtattattccattttatttgtttttcataaatgtatatttattcatatttttctgggttttttctacttttttaagaggctgaccttcacaagcttttataagaaatatagattcacaaagcagttctaacaccttctgttttatttttttcccctttgtaCAGAGATATActctttggaggggggggggggggcaagaaacaggcagaactattcaattacagcaaacttgttttgacaccaaatttaattaaaattaattactgcactataaCTTTGCAGTCAATCTCTCTTCACATTACATGTGTACACAGTCATTTTCAGCAGGCATACTATACGATGTCTCTATGTTATAGTAATATGGCATCGCTTCCgtatatgacttgcaatcaagcttaactgtatattgttttcttatttgagtacatttggtctcaagtttccaatatttttacgacaaataaacagttcaatcaTAGCACAACCAAGGTATAACTCCATCGagggaacattgtgctattttaagatcttggaaaatccctaacattcgataatggcggaggtgtcgaagaaggcacattatattaaaacaagtagtaattGCCCCTCTAAAAACGCATTTATTACCGATTTGTAATCccagtttcaatatatctcaatcataagttcagtctttaaccgttaaacactttcccccttgctgagatcgatgtcAATCGAAGTTACCGACGCTCCCTGTGGGTGCaaacgtttttatgaagattgaacgaATTAACGacaaatttacatttacttatcactgttaggatctgaaataattgggaaaagattttttgcttataatacatgtatgcatagcgGAAAGCATGGCGGCACTCtgtgatgcatggcgggggcctatacctctatgcaaaaacggcctagggaaaacactgcatttaatattcattcgcgttagatttcgagtttatttaaataaagtcaattcatattggttacaataacataagtgataataacatatggaaaatataatcttgctaaaagatatttattttgaacaacaaacagttaactttgcaacattcgaatagaactattttttgtcgcgcatgttcagataactgaactctttgccgtaaagattacccggcaactagatggccgtaagccataacaagaggcccatgggccacatcgctcacctgaggaacaataggtatgataaaatcagcttaatgaagtcataatacaaactatctggacaatgtacaataatacatgttgattctgtataaataaaatccatttttcccctggatattcttatgtttataatcattagtcccttttctaacaggatgattttatagtcatatcatatgttgagtattgcagttctcaaaaagatccttaacaattgtttatatatgggatataaacgtacataaactctgaaccttcttatgaggccaaagaattgtcctggggccaaaatCTTAACagttataaagaatcatctggctgattaatttctaagaagatttttaaagatttaccatatatattcctttgttaaactttggccccccattgtggcccaccctacccctggggatcatgattttcacaactttgaatttacactacctgaggacgcttccacacaagtttaagctttcctggctgattagtttctgagaagaagatttttaaagatttactctatatattcctatgtaaaacttcgatcccccattgtggcccctccctgcccccgggggtcatgattttcacaactatgaatctacactacctgaggatgctttcacacaagtttcagctttcctggctgatcagtttctgagaagaagattttaaaagatttactctatatattcctatgtaaaacttcgatcccccatattgtggccccaccctaccccgggggtcatgattttcacaaattagaatctacactacctgaggatgcttccactcaagtttcagctttcctggctgattagtttctgagaagaagatttttaaagatttactctatatattcctatgtaaaatttcgaccacccattaaggccccaccctaccctcgggggtcatgattttcacaactatgaatctacactacctgaggatgcttccatacaagtttcagctttcctggtcttatggttcatgagaagaagatttttaaagatttactctatatattcctatgtaaaatttcgacccccaattgtggccccatcctacccccgggggtcatgattttcacaaattagaatctacactacctgaggatgcttccacacaagtttcagctttcctggtcttatggttcatgagaagaagatttttaaagatttactctatatattcctatgttaaatttcgaccccccattgtggccccaccctaccctcgggggtcatgattttcacaaattagaatctacactacctgaggatgcttccatacaagtttcagctttcctggtcttatggttcatgaggagaagatttttaaagatttactctatatattcctatgtaaaacttcgaccccacattgtggccccatcctacccccgggggtcatgattttcacaaattagaatctacactacctgaggatgcttccacacaagtttcagctttcctggtcttatggttcatgagaagaagatttttgaaaatttctcgaaaattttcataaattcctaattatctccctttgcaaaagggcgtgatccttaattttcacaaatttaaatccccttaggctaaggatgctttgtgccaagtttggttgaaattggcctagtggttcttgagaagatgttgaaaatgtgaaaagtttacagacagacggacggacagacagacagacagacagacagacagacagacagacagacagacagacagacagacagacagacggacgacagacaaaatgtgatcagaatagctcacttgagctttcagctcaggtgagctaaaaacgaaaGTGAAAGCCAAGGATTTTTTTTCCGATTTACTAGCCCGACGGACTATCAGTTACTATAAATGAGCAAGCCCGAGTTTTAAACTGACTAGCCCCGGGCGTCGGGCTACCGTATATTTCAACCCCTGCTTAGGGTTCTATGGAGTATTAAGAgttatgattctgtattattagggtgttcttggagttccttgggatatccaTGGGGTTCCCTGGGATTCCTAGAGGTGTACCTGGAATACCAGTGAGTCACCAGGGTTAataagagttttaaatttgtattattagggtatccttggggttctatggagtatcaagagttatgattctgtattattagggtattcttggagttccttggaATATCCCTGGGGTTCCCTGGGGTTCTTAGAGGTGGGTCTGGAATACCAGTGAGTCCCCAGGGGTACCaagagtttaaaatttgtattattagggtatccttgaggttccttggggttctatggtgtatcaggagttataaatctgtattattaggatatctttggggttccttggggtataaTTGGGGTACCAAGGGTAAGGGGTGACCCTTGCACTCTCATGAGACCCCCTTGGGTATCAATAGTTATTTATTTCTGTcattggggtatccttggggttccttgtggtatccttggggtatccttggggttccttggggttaaaagacgtgccgtgaaaaaaaaaacagagttCTCAAGAGTTGTTTGTTTAGAGTTCTCTGTTTAGAAGGACTGACATATTCATGTATGTAAGTAATCGACTTATTACAGACAATTAATGTATCTGCATCTCATTAAATGTATGTGATGCTGACAGTCTATAAACAATTATACGTAActacattttatagataaatGATAAAGATCACATCCTATATATGTCcgacttgtacatgtacctacatattatataatttacaatgaTAATGACTCAAACTTACCTGTtagagcgtcctgtctggtgatatacctgtatataaccaCTGTGTTGTTGTCccctgatccgacccagagacggtgagtgttgacatcataactcaggctccaTGGTGAGAATATCCCTGATGGTCTTATCAGTAgttgtgacaggaactgaccgtccctgTCTATCATCTGTACTGTTTTAGTCCAATCATCACACAcaaggatgtgtgacagcgcgtcagtacagattccacatGGCTGtagtcctgatcctgatggatgtcctgtgtaggaaaaacgatgtcttcctccatgCTCTGccaccactacagcaccagaCTCATAGTCAATatagtcagacaccacgacatccccattgttgttctccgTTATATAGTTAGGTTCTCTATACATTTTCAGCCCTGTGTTGTCGTTCTGTATGGTTTGTGTCAGTTGTccgctctggttgtaccgggttaccttgcctgtccATGGTTCTCTATGCATCCCGatcagtagatccccagtggacggggaccagtacacacacagTGGTCcccatgtagagtctgttctTTTTATCAATGTGGCGGTTGTTTTCAtgtcctttgacagtttgttgatgttataattcctatctatataaatcagttcactctcactgttcacagTGTGTAATCCTCCATATAAATAATTACATGAATCCttcacacgatgtagagggacacccgTTGTGTCTGTCAAGATGAGATTGTTTTCatcatcactgacccagacccggtctgatgtcacacaggaaatgtgataacatcgatcaacacctgtcactgtgagagaTTGTTCGAACTCAGcaccagacgtcagtttcagcagacactggtttcctacgcgtcggtttcctctctctgtgatttggattgcactcagtgactccatcacatcctccttgttgagtgactcagtcatggagagctggctggtgtggagtgtaaGATGTATCTGGGGGAGGGCTGTTTTTATGAAGGAGAGGAATTGTAGTGCACTGAATGTGAATTCTGGCTGTACATATCTGAGTTCATATTCCTGAAGGCTGACAATATGACTGCTCATTTCTATCatctgttttaaacatctgtgtttgaaatcaaagtcacaTAACACATTGCACTTGAAATCTTTTCTCACTTTGTTGATGAGATTCTTCAGTTTTGGGGCCTTTGTTAACAACTCTGATTGATAgagggagaattctgtgtgACAGGTTTTGAAGTCAGCTTTGATTTGTGGCAGGAaaacaggtctgtaaaagagagactcacttctgatggtgtgaatggttcctctgtgttgttgtcgctTTGTTTTATAAGCTAATTGAAAATCCAGTATTTCGTGCTGTCCTTGGCCAAAGAGGAAACTTCTGAAATGGTGTGATTGGTCCTCGAAACAAGAATCACACACAGGAACTTGACAAGATTCACAGTACATTATATAAACATGGCCTGGGtgtctcacacagatctcttgtgttgggatgtagttgattttatcacggtgtgacacaacatcatggtctattgtttggagatcttttacatggttctctttacactggggacacagatcacatggacacgatacacaatGGTATTCTGTGTCCCCCGGACACTTAGAACACTTATGTATTCTATATGGTGAGCTTGCAATGTCCATGTCTATATCTTTGAATCACAacctgttaaataaaaataaagtgttttagAATTATGTCAACCACAttctttcaaaactatttattgatataattagtttatataatatcattatataatattCTTTTGTGTATAaggaatatatttatataaaccagactttattttaaaataatagtaTATTTTCATTCATAGATAAATTAATGGTATATTATCATCAGATAAATAAAACACTCAACCAGtagatacttttttattttaaactctaAAACATCTCTTTCGGACATTCTTTGCTAAACATTAGTGActttctccctctctctttTTTCTCTATCTGTATCATACATTCACTGCTAAcgatgctctctctctctctctctctctctctctctctctctctcattcactgtttaaaatgtatgcttgctctctctttctttctctctctctctctcaaaaatatgtactttctttttctctttcttaCTCTCTAATTACTTTTTCTGAGCAACATGTGCTGTTGCTCTCTGTCTCACTATCTATGCTATATATCTTTCATTAACATTTTCTCTTGTTCTCTCTCTTTCAGACATTCACTATTTTCAGTCTCTCCCTGCTAAGAAAATACATGTGCTCTTTCTTCCAGTTTTTCCCACCTATGTATGCCAGCTCGCTGTGTCTATTTCTCTCTCGTGCATACTTATGtactttctctctttcttttcctctatCTCTCTCAAAACTTTCCCTGTTTAAAATCTGCACACTCTTGCTCTTCTTTATCTCTTTCTTTCTATCTCTTTCACTTTTTCCCACCAACATGTACTCTCTTTCACACTTTCACCTTTTTTTCCTCTGCTAAATGTGTACTCTTCCTactcttttctctttttttccttcACCAGAACTTttgctctttctctctttcactTTTTTAGCAACATGTTCTCTTTATGTTTGtgcattctctctctctctctctctctctctctctctctcaaaatttcTCTGTGAAAGATTTAGAGCCATtctaacaagagcttggactttgggcagttgtgtcaaacagcaatgtgatgtaGGCCTGCCAATTTCTTTGCTGGCCACAACgctatggctctttgaaatcaacaagatctGTCTGGCTCTTGAAcaaagactacgcaatctgtgtatttttcacttgaaaccagcttcattttcaacttgttttgatgcaaaaaagatagttacatcctactaAAAGTCCAAggacttgttaaaatggttctacttCTACTTCTTTGCCTCTCCTACACATGTAATGctaatactctctctctctctctctctctctctctctctctctctctcttaaagtGTCTTTTGTTATACAATCATTCTCTCTCCATCCCTCTGCTAATTTAAAAC encodes:
- the LOC136272645 gene encoding zinc finger protein 862-like, with the protein product MYCIYCRTFPECANKSSALFKGTGNFRIDPLISHDKTSEHFVASKRYFTRNKICDQNNNGPGLRKNSDEPCSSSAIEKYREKLLPAVSRTEIAKAMYRLSDEEKKKMTVLFNTAYAVAKNGKPFSDYLYLYELNKLNGLDFGGQYNNIHACENFIEAIGQTYREKIRDEILKTNCVSILADGSTDAAVLEQEIVYLRYVQPYSGVPVCRQIDIVAVQSSDATGILAALHQAVDKGLNINMSDLHPNHKVTPSLMMANFDGASVNFGSKSGVVVKLKEDFPELLSLQCVAHKLELSILDAVKSWKYLSDFFEEVIKGIFKFYHYSLKRRRELKAISEILEKDLVHFSSVKQVRWLASKSRALDAVKKNLEQVVTHLEHNNLSSKCTDSSSKALGYVKKIKTVKFVKVLHFMLDFLPIVAEMSKAFQSESVLLFEVPILIQGVILALESLKTNPGTHMKEFLDMFDSETCKYGNVKLTNKP
- the LOC117687369 gene encoding uncharacterized protein encodes the protein MDIASSPYRIHKCSKCPGDTEYHCVSCPCDLCPQCKENHVKDLQTIDHDVVSHRDKINYIPTQEICVRHPGHVYIMYCESCQVPVCDSCFEDQSHHFRSFLFGQGQHEILDFQLAYKTKRQQHRGTIHTIRSESLFYRPVFLPQIKADFKTCHTEFSLYQSELLTKAPKLKNLINKVRKDFKCNVLCDFDFKHRCLKQMIEMSSHIVSLQEYELRYVQPEFTFSALQFLSFIKTALPQIHLTLHTSQLSMTESLNKEDVMESLSAIQITERGNRRVGNQCLLKLTSGAEFEQSLTVTGVDRCYHISCVTSDRVWVSDDENNLILTDTTGVPLHRVKDSCNYLYGGLHTVNSESELIYIDRNYNINKLSKDMKTTATLIKRTDSTWGPLCVYWSPSTGDLLIGMHREPWTGKVTRYNQSGQLTQTIQNDNTGLKMYREPNYITENNNGDVVVSDYIDYESGAVVVAEHGGRHRFSYTGHPSGSGLQPCGICTDALSHILVCDDWTKTVQMIDRDGQFLSQLLIRPSGIFSPWSLSYDVNTHRLWVGSGDNNTVVIYRYITRQDALTDLNPATADVMESLNEIPTTGTEKTQQGNQCLLKLMSPPELLHSLTVTGVDRCDHISCVTSDRVWVSDRYNLILTDTPGVPLHVKDSCNGLFTGNGFHTVNKKSELIYIDSNYNINKLSKDMKTTTTFIERTDSTWEPWCVYWSLSTGDLLVGMHKQKPWIGKVTRYNQSGQITQTIQNDNTGLELYREPNYITENNNGDVVVSDSGAVVVTKLGGRHRFSYTGHPSGSGLQPGGICTDALSHILVCDYRTKTVQMIDRDGQFLSHLLIRPSGIFSPRSLSYDVNTHRLWIGSRSNNKVCVYRYITRQDALTDEHTPRPDGEAMSSSTPVVERR